TTTATCGCCCTGCCCTAAttaccacaacatttttaagCTCTGAGTTCAAGTGTGTGAAGCACTGTCTGGTCTGATCCTGAGTCTGGTCTGATCCTGACTCTGGTCTGATCCTGACTCTGGTTAGAGTGCCTCCTCTCTCCTACTCATATCAGTgttgtgcttttattgtgaaggctGACAATGTGACTTCCTCTCTTGCAGATGCTGTATCCCTCTCGAGTGTGAAGATGCCATCGTCACATGTTGTTTGtacagaaacaataaaatgatcCGAACGATCAAAGCTCCGTCTTGTCTCTGTTTAATTGAGTATTTCCTCCAATCAGAATTAGTCAGATCAGCTGATGTCAAATTGTATTTGAGTcaatgtacttagttacttttCACAGCTTCAACAGTGACGTTTCATCAAGAAGgaacttttatttcactgtgggTTAAATCTTCTTGCAGCAACACCAGCCTCCAACAGGGGGCAGCATAGCATCCTGGGAGAAGGGAACCACTTCCTGCTGGAAAGTCAAGCTGTAGTGTAtgagccagacaccagggggcatcACTGAGAACTTGTTATCCAGGTAACTTCACTGGTTCTAAGAAACCATGGTAACAGGTGAAGTTGGTGACCAATCAGATCAGTGGAAAAGCTGAGGGAGGAGTTTCAGCCACATTTGAATGACAAAACTTTGTAGAGAAGTAAATTATAACCACCACCTTTATAAAGAACATGTCACTGACGCAGGTCACTGTCCTCGTGAACAGCTCAGAGTGTTGGTCCTGTAACACTGAACGGAGGGTCAGACCACAGGACAGGAGGTTCTCGCCTCATAGGAGAACGAGGACTGTGTCTCCAGACAGTGTTGCCTGCTCTTTTTCCTGACTTGTTTAATAGCATGTGCTTTTACTGTGGAGGGTTAAAGTGATTGACTGACAATGTTACAGGAGGGCGACTAGAAGACTCCAGCAGTGGCCTCCCCAACACATCCCACCATTCATTGAGCTTCAGTGTTGATGTAATGGAGGCAAAAATCTCAGAATGAATTTTTAAATGTAAGGACTCAAACAGCTCCCTCAAgagtcaaactacagagacactttctgagcagttactgaagctcagagtcacatgtgaggatccgtctccaggacacgaggacaatagatgctgatgaactgaagacatcaacacaacaacagattcactacattagaagaaacagtttgtaacttcatgtttgaagtatttgtacatgagaacatgtctgatagagatgaaggagcagacacatgaactgtggagtcactgatgaagatgatgagacGTGTGTTCACAAGTCTTGTGATCATGGTCCAGGATCAGGATCTTTGGTTCATGATCACAGTCTGCGATCCACCATCGTGATCCTGGATCTACAAACAGTGAAGCACCAGGTCTCTGGTGAAGAAGTCATGTCAGTAACGTGTTGATGAGgcattaatgtgatgaagaggaaagagaagctctgtgtgtcctccagcagcagaactAAGAGCAGGTCCAAGACAAACCTGTGCCAGCTCTAACTAAACCTTCATCATGAATGAAGTTTGAACGTAGAGAGGGAGTCTGCCTCCACCACTGAAcctgagatgattccacagagAGGAGCTTGATGCTGaagctctggctcctcctctacTTTTAGACTTGAGGGACAACAGactgaattctgggagctcaGGGCTCGAGTGGTGATATGGTACTTTGAGCTCTTTAAGGTTTGATGCTGCCGTGTTAGGTGAGGATGAGTTAAGTTTAGGTTTACGTTCAGGTTTAGGTTTAAGTTTAGGTTTAAATTTAAGTTTCGGTTTAAGTTTCAGTTTAAATTTAAGTTTAGGTTTAAATTTAAGTTAAAGTTTAAATTTAGGTTTAAGTTTCAGTTTAAGTTTCGgtttaagtttaaatttaagtttaaatttaggtttaagtttaggtttaaatataactttaggtttaggtttaagtttaaatttaagtttaagtttgggtttaagtttaaatttaagtttaagtttaaaaataagtttaggtttaaatataagtttaagtttaggtttaagttCGACAGTTAGTTTGgatagtcccccccccccccccccccccccccccccgaccttTGGCCCTGAGACGTTCTCGCTGCTCCACAGCGCCCCCTCTGCTCAGAAACTTTTCCTGCTcttacttcctgtttgtctcctcCGGTGTGTCCGTGTCTCAcactcttctgtctgtctctctccctctctctctctctctctctctcccacacacggacacggacacacacacggacacacacacggacacacactccTCGGGCGAGCAGCGAACCCACCGGGAGGATATGGACCCAGTGACCGGAGCAGGGAGCGGGGAGCCGGGCTAGATTCTAAGGACGAGCCGCTGTTTTTAAACCATCAAACCTCCACTctgctgctaatgctaatgaCACCTAGCTAATTAGCAGGTGCGCTAACCAGGTTAGTTAAACGGAGTGAAGTGGTTTAAAGTCAAAGCTGCTAATAAGCTACAGCTAACTCAGTTTGACTAGTTGGTACCATGTGGAGTTAGACTGGGTTAGTTGGACTGAAGCTGACCGGTTTAAATCAGAATCAGGTTATTAATAATctgagtttattattattatatgattattCAGTCTTAGATGAGTTTTAACCTGGTTAGTTAACATGAGTGACTGTGTGAACACTAGTTGTGAGTTCAACAGGGACTTTAAACCAGAGTCAGGTCTGGATCATAAAACACGTTGGGTCAGTTCCAATGTTGTCTGGTTAACCGTTGGTCggttggttagttagttagtagGTTAGTTCAGACTCGGGTTTGAAACTTCAAAGTTGTCCTTGGGGTCTTTGATGAACTTGGTCCAGGTGTAATTCGGGTTCAGGTCCTGGGTTCACAATGGCAGAGCTCCACCAGACGCCCacctcactgtgctgctgccgTAAATCGCTGCCGGTTTCTGGGGCCCGGCGCGTTGGAGACTCCGCTCGGCCCCCGGTAGGCCTGGGCCCAGAATCTCCTCGATGCCCCCTGGTGGACGTGGCCTCAGCGTCTAACTTCAGGTGCTTTCAGCTGCGACACTTCCACCTTGACCTGCGGCTGAACTTTGCTGTGAAGGAGATGAGCGGCTGGCTGGTTCTGGACCTGATCCCAGTCCAGCCGGGGGTCCACACCCTGGTGCTGGACTCCCATTGCTCTCTGTTGATCCACTCTATCGACTGTAAGGCCCCGGGGGGCGGACAGGAGGAGCCCATGTCCCTCACATACCGAGTCGATCCCTTCACAGACTACGGATCTTCACTCAACATCAGCCTCCCGCCAGCCACTGTGAGACAAGGACGAATAATCCAGATCACAGTCCGCTACAGCACCACAGACGGACCGGCGGTAAGAgaccatgacacacacactgtggaccTCAGCTCTGTCCACGTTCTGGCCAGTCTCCGTCCAATGTCTTTCCACAATCTGTCCACACTGTCCACGTTCTGGCCAGTCTCCGTCCAATCTCTGTCAACATTCCACaacacacacgtctccaatGTGAACGCAGCTGATTTAGTCATTTATCAATGAGCCAAACACGTTCTGACGATAATGGACctgaacctgtgtgtgtgtctctctgtctgtctccctctgtgtctccctctgtgtgtctctctctctggtggttctccatgtctctctgtgtgtgtctctctgtctgtctatgtgtctctctctctctctgtgtctctctctctctctctctctgggtgtctctctctctctctgtgtctctctctctctctctctctgggtgtctctctctgtctgtgtctctctctctctccctctctgtgtctctctgtctgtctatgtgtctctctctctctctgtgtctctctgtctgtctatgtgtctctctctctctctgtgtctctctctctctctgggtgtctctccctctctgtgtctctctctgtctgtctctctctctctgtctctctgtgttagATCTGGTGGTTGGACTCGGAGCTGACCTGTGGTCAGTCTCGTCCTCTCGTCTTCACTCAGGGTCACTCGGTGTGTAACCGCTCCTTCTTCCCCTGCTTCGACACGCCTGCCGTTAAGAGCACGTACACGGCTACCATCAGGGTGAGTCCTGAACTTTGACCCCTGACCTGCTGGACTCATGAATCTTAAACGTTTGACGTGATGTCTTGTCTTCGTCGTCCTCTTTGTCTCCAGGTTCCAGACGGCGTCACTGTGCTGATGAGTGCGTCCCGGAGTTCGTACTCCAAACAGGACCGGGTCTTCCAGTTCTCTATGGAGTCTCCTGTTCCGTCCTACCTGGTGGCGTTGGTGGCTGGCGACATGCAGCACGTGGACGTCGGTCCGAGGTTAGTTcagaataataagaataaatcatgatcaatggtcaactgaTTCTGACACTGACGACCTCAGGGCTGCATTAGGATGactcctgacctttgacctttgtccaCTTCTGTAGGAGTCGAGTGTGGGCAGAACCATGTCTCTTGTCCTGTGCGGTAAAGAAGCTAGGGGGGAGTGTGGAGCGTTGGCTGGGTGTGGCCGAGGAGCTTTTTGGTCCCTACCTGTGGGGCAGGTGAGTCTGAGCGCCACCAGTTTTCAccttaaaggctcagtgtgtagaatgtttataaaaactcaaaggtgtttagtttgtctcgTCTGGAcgactgttaaaaacatggcgccCTGAGAGGAACCcgtcctgatgtaaatatataaagtattcaaatataaagtattcaaatataaagtattcaaatataaagtattcaaatataaagtattcaaatataaagtggTAATTGTAGGTAAAGAaactacaatttgtacaatttagctgaaacacactgatgagaacatcttacacactgaacctttaaagggaTAAACCCTAACCTTTCCCACCATCCCCCAGGTGTGACATCGTATTCCTTCCCCCCTCCTTCCCCATCGTCGCCATGGAGAATCCCTGCCTCACCTTCATCATCGCCTCCATCCTGGAGAGCAGCGAGTTCCTTCTGATTGACGTCATCCATGAGATCGCACACGGCTGGTTCGGAAACGCCGTCACCAACGCCACCTGGGAGGAGATGTGGCTGAGCGAAGGGTTGGCCACATACGCCCAGAGGAGGATCACGACCGAAGCGTATGGTAGGATTATTACTAACAGTGCTGTGGGAAATACTGCTGAAAAAACTTCAAGAATACTTCTACTGATGCCACTCTGAATGTGTCAGTCATGATGTCCACATACTTTGGGCCACAGTGTGTAACTGTTGCTATGACAACTGCAGGTGAGGCGTTCACCTGTCTGGAAACTGTTGTGCGATTGGACGCCCTCCACAGACAGCTGCGTCTCCTTGGAGACAACAATCCTGCGAGCAAACTGCAGATCAAGTTTGagccaggtaacacacacacacacagacacacacagacacacacacacacacagacacacacagaaacacacacagagacacacacacacagaaacacacagagacacacacacacagaaacacacagagacacacacacacacaaacacacagaaacacagacac
The Paralichthys olivaceus isolate ysfri-2021 chromosome 11, ASM2471397v2, whole genome shotgun sequence genome window above contains:
- the rnpepl1 gene encoding aminopeptidase RNPEPL1 isoform X1, coding for MAELHQTPTSLCCCRKSLPVSGARRVGDSARPPVGLGPESPRCPLVDVASASNFRCFQLRHFHLDLRLNFAVKEMSGWLVLDLIPVQPGVHTLVLDSHCSLLIHSIDCKAPGGGQEEPMSLTYRVDPFTDYGSSLNISLPPATVRQGRIIQITVRYSTTDGPAIWWLDSELTCGQSRPLVFTQGHSVCNRSFFPCFDTPAVKSTYTATIRVPDGVTVLMSASRSSYSKQDRVFQFSMESPVPSYLVALVAGDMQHVDVGPRSRVWAEPCLLSCAVKKLGGSVERWLGVAEELFGPYLWGRCDIVFLPPSFPIVAMENPCLTFIIASILESSEFLLIDVIHEIAHGWFGNAVTNATWEEMWLSEGLATYAQRRITTEAYGEAFTCLETVVRLDALHRQLRLLGDNNPASKLQIKFEPGVNPSSLMNLFTYEKGFCFVSYLSQLSGDVRRFDCFLRDFISQFQFKSVVADDLINYFLRYFPELQDAAVAQREGLEFERWLSSCGPPPYEPDLSAGGALIRPVQDLCDLWTSSAAPDLSALTSFDLSAWSTFQIVLFLDRMLDHSPLPHDVMLSLSGCYSSLFDGLNAEVQIRWLQMVVRNTFHPDVPQVRAFLNKHTSRMYTVPLYEDLVAGVLKCVAVEIFYQTQRRLHPNLRRTLQQILFQTSSAPTNQNGLPLSVISPSSPPPQPGATATASAAPAGTTAAIALRDVNVSA
- the rnpepl1 gene encoding aminopeptidase RNPEPL1 isoform X2, translated to MAELHQTPTSLCCCRKSLPVSGARRVGDSARPPVGLGPESPRCPLVDVASASNFRCFQLRHFHLDLRLNFAVKEMSGWLVLDLIPVQPGVHTLVLDSHCSLLIHSIDCKAPGGGQEEPMSLTYRVDPFTDYGSSLNISLPPATVRQGRIIQITVRYSTTDGPAIWWLDSELTCGQSRPLVFTQGHSVCNRSFFPCFDTPAVKSTYTATIRVPDGVTVLMSASRSSYSKQDRVFQFSMESPVPSYLVALVAGDMQHVDVGPRSRVWAEPCLLSCAVKKLGGSVERWLGVAEELFGPYLWGRCDIVFLPPSFPIVAMENPCLTFIIASILESSEFLLIDVIHEIAHGWFGNAVTNATWEEMWLSEGLATYAQRRITTEAYGEAFTCLETVVRLDALHRQLRLLGDNNPASKLQIKFEPGVNPSSLMNLFTYEKGFCFVSYLSQLSGDVRRFDCFLRDFISQFQFKSVVADDLINYFLRYFPELQDAAVAQREGLEFERWLSSCGPPPYEPDLSAGGALIRPVQDLCDLWTSSAAPDLSALTSFDLSAWSTFQIVLFLDRMLDHSPLPHDVMLSLSL